Proteins from a genomic interval of Tautonia rosea:
- the nusA gene encoding transcription termination factor NusA — MSVDLVRIVESIHREKNIPKEVLFDGLQSALATAARKHYPDAQEIQVTIDPDTGRIATLKDGVSVEPPDFGRIAAQTAKQVIIQKIREAERDTLFDEFEVLRGEMVTGTIQRFEGGAVTVNLGKTDGLLPRSESIPGESHHPGERVRAIVLDVRKVGQRVKIILSRTHPDFVRRLFELEIPEIADQTIQIRALAREAGYRSKVAVSSLDQKVDAVGACVGVRGTRIKNIVDELGGERIDIVRWNEALQVLIPNALQPAEIEEVLLCNLLGRAIVLVRDDQLSLAIGRRGQNVRLASKLVGWDIEIMTSEELDELIDKAVGLFSALDGCDTDLANRLVEQGILSYDDLSIMEIDHLVSTVEGFDEPLAQSLVSQAEHLAELAEQDETPRRKGARSLASAASVESRHEPPAGDESTELPEEPSAGGDQEPVAIGLDSEDAVSASSSTESAESQELPESPAPEYGDSADETETSASYDSHDLDLADEAGHLEHRGHEVTHPPVDDEEDPDETDVPPFEIRIGHVVPPPAEADAETDSSTTESDDRPASPHSAPEPPTANSADGSGSDSPEPSAMDREEP; from the coding sequence CCGGACGCTCAGGAGATTCAGGTCACGATTGACCCGGATACTGGTCGAATCGCGACGCTCAAGGATGGTGTCTCCGTCGAACCGCCCGACTTCGGTCGGATCGCCGCCCAGACGGCCAAACAGGTCATCATTCAGAAGATTCGCGAAGCCGAACGTGACACCTTGTTCGATGAGTTCGAGGTGCTCCGAGGCGAGATGGTTACGGGGACCATTCAGCGGTTTGAAGGTGGAGCCGTCACGGTCAATCTCGGGAAGACGGATGGTTTGCTTCCCCGTAGTGAATCGATTCCGGGGGAGAGCCATCACCCCGGCGAGCGAGTCCGGGCCATTGTGCTCGATGTCCGTAAGGTCGGCCAGCGGGTGAAAATCATTCTCAGTCGGACTCATCCTGACTTCGTGAGACGGCTGTTCGAACTGGAAATTCCCGAGATCGCCGACCAGACAATCCAGATCCGGGCCCTTGCCCGAGAAGCTGGGTATCGGTCCAAGGTCGCAGTCAGCTCCCTCGACCAGAAAGTGGATGCGGTTGGCGCGTGTGTTGGTGTTCGCGGAACCCGCATCAAGAATATCGTTGACGAACTGGGTGGCGAGCGGATTGACATCGTCCGCTGGAATGAAGCGCTTCAGGTACTCATTCCCAACGCCTTACAGCCGGCGGAGATCGAGGAAGTCCTTCTCTGCAATCTTCTCGGCCGGGCGATCGTTCTAGTCCGGGATGATCAACTTTCGCTTGCCATCGGTCGTCGCGGTCAGAATGTTCGGCTCGCATCAAAGCTCGTTGGCTGGGACATTGAGATCATGACCAGCGAGGAGCTGGACGAGCTGATCGACAAGGCCGTTGGCCTTTTCTCAGCCCTGGATGGTTGCGACACCGACCTCGCCAACCGACTCGTCGAGCAGGGCATCTTGAGTTACGATGACCTGTCGATCATGGAGATCGACCATCTGGTCAGCACGGTGGAAGGCTTCGACGAACCGCTGGCTCAAAGTCTTGTGTCACAGGCGGAGCACCTGGCCGAACTGGCCGAACAAGACGAGACGCCTCGCCGTAAAGGTGCCAGGTCACTGGCAAGTGCTGCCTCGGTCGAATCCCGTCATGAGCCTCCGGCAGGCGATGAATCGACCGAACTGCCCGAGGAACCCTCCGCGGGGGGTGATCAAGAGCCTGTTGCTATCGGTCTCGATTCCGAAGATGCCGTAAGTGCTTCGTCCTCAACCGAATCTGCCGAGTCTCAGGAGTTACCCGAATCCCCGGCCCCCGAGTATGGTGACTCGGCTGACGAAACTGAAACCAGTGCGAGCTACGACTCGCATGATCTTGACCTGGCCGACGAGGCAGGACATCTCGAGCATCGCGGCCACGAAGTGACCCACCCACCGGTCGATGACGAGGAAGACCCCGACGAAACCGACGTCCCACCGTTCGAGATTCGCATCGGTCACGTTGTCCCACCCCCGGCCGAGGCCGACGCTGAAACCGACTCCTCGACGACGGAATCAGACGATCGCCCGGCCTCCCCGCATTCTGCCCCCGAACCCCCGACCGCCAATTCGGCCGATGGTTCGGGGTCGGACTCTCCGGAGCCCTCAGCTATGGACCGCGAAGAACCATGA
- the infB gene encoding translation initiation factor IF-2, which translates to MQPQQRFTREEMLEMMRRGQLPTAPPTGRDAGPSRGSRPEGLPTGPLPTGPTARGGVPGAPSRKSGADFDEEERKGKGGAAGPGGRFGGAADRAGRRKARQERAKDRVVSPVPAAALLDGDEDSGRRRGPKRHKSRGPTVAPRKTSAEIEYPITLRSLSEAIGVKANQLMRRMMDLTGQLVTINTSLEEDAAIELAMEFGVELSIAHEETAEDEFDRLLEDARVDETAPEHLQARPPIVTILGHVDHGKTSLLDYIRKANVVASETGGITQHIGAYQVEHDGHPVTFVDTPGHEAFTAMRARGANVTDIAVVVVAADDGVMPQTKEAIAHAKAAGVQIVVALNKIDLPGVEANLNRILGEISAEGLIPEEYGGDVPVVRTSALSGLGVDDLLATLATIAEVYEYKANPDRPATGTCLESEVSEGRGVIATVLVQDGTLRVGDALACGEGFGRVRALFDDKGQPIQEAGPSTPVEISGLDAVPTAGEKFAVLEDIGQAREVAETRRTRSRGVNLGETKAITLENLYSKMAEQKVKSLNVILKADVQGSLEALLKEIEKLENDEVPVRILHKGVGGITESDVMLADASQAIVIGFRVAPEDRAVTLAEEKSIDIRRYDIIYQVSDEIKQAIEGRLEPEIKEVHLGRAVVRQVFKISRGGAGTVAGCFVTQGVIERNGQARIIREGREIYKGAIEALRRFKDDVREVRENFECGIKIAKFDDIKVDDVIEAYRVEVIRRTL; encoded by the coding sequence GTGCAACCCCAGCAGCGGTTTACCCGCGAAGAAATGCTGGAGATGATGCGCAGAGGGCAGCTTCCCACCGCCCCTCCCACGGGTCGAGACGCGGGACCTTCCCGCGGTTCCCGACCGGAAGGTTTGCCGACCGGCCCCTTGCCAACCGGTCCGACGGCTCGAGGGGGTGTCCCAGGTGCCCCTTCGCGTAAGTCTGGCGCCGATTTCGACGAGGAAGAACGCAAGGGCAAGGGTGGTGCTGCCGGTCCCGGTGGTCGATTTGGCGGCGCAGCCGACCGTGCCGGCCGTCGAAAAGCACGTCAGGAACGGGCCAAGGATCGTGTGGTCTCTCCGGTCCCTGCTGCGGCGTTGCTCGATGGTGATGAGGATAGTGGGCGTCGTCGCGGACCGAAACGCCACAAGAGCCGAGGTCCCACGGTCGCCCCTCGGAAGACCAGCGCCGAGATTGAATACCCCATCACCCTACGCTCCCTCTCCGAGGCGATCGGCGTCAAGGCCAACCAGCTCATGCGTCGGATGATGGATCTGACCGGCCAACTCGTGACGATCAACACTTCGCTCGAAGAAGACGCCGCCATCGAACTGGCCATGGAGTTTGGCGTCGAGCTTTCGATCGCCCACGAAGAAACCGCTGAAGATGAGTTCGACCGTCTGCTTGAAGACGCCCGCGTCGACGAGACTGCACCGGAGCATCTTCAAGCCCGGCCTCCGATCGTCACGATTCTCGGCCATGTGGACCACGGAAAAACCTCCTTGCTGGATTACATCCGCAAGGCGAACGTCGTGGCCAGTGAAACAGGTGGCATCACCCAGCACATTGGTGCCTATCAGGTCGAGCACGACGGCCACCCCGTAACCTTCGTCGATACCCCTGGCCACGAAGCCTTCACAGCGATGCGAGCCCGAGGGGCGAATGTCACCGACATCGCCGTGGTGGTGGTCGCTGCCGATGACGGTGTGATGCCTCAGACCAAGGAGGCGATCGCCCATGCCAAGGCTGCCGGCGTTCAAATCGTTGTGGCCCTCAACAAGATAGACCTGCCCGGTGTTGAGGCCAATCTCAACCGGATTCTCGGCGAAATCAGCGCCGAAGGTCTGATTCCCGAAGAATATGGCGGCGACGTGCCAGTGGTCCGTACCTCAGCCCTTTCCGGTCTGGGTGTTGATGACCTGCTGGCGACGCTGGCCACCATCGCCGAGGTTTACGAGTACAAGGCCAATCCTGATCGACCGGCGACCGGCACCTGCCTGGAGTCCGAGGTTTCCGAGGGCCGTGGCGTGATTGCCACCGTTTTGGTCCAGGATGGAACCTTGCGGGTGGGTGATGCTCTGGCCTGCGGCGAAGGATTCGGACGGGTTCGGGCCCTCTTCGATGATAAGGGCCAACCGATTCAGGAAGCAGGCCCTTCGACTCCGGTGGAAATTTCCGGGCTCGACGCCGTGCCGACCGCCGGCGAGAAATTCGCGGTCCTCGAAGATATCGGTCAAGCTCGCGAGGTGGCCGAAACCCGTCGGACCCGATCTCGCGGCGTCAACCTTGGTGAGACCAAAGCCATCACGCTGGAGAATCTCTACAGCAAGATGGCAGAGCAGAAGGTCAAGAGTCTCAACGTCATTCTCAAAGCCGATGTGCAGGGTTCACTTGAAGCCTTGCTCAAGGAGATTGAGAAACTTGAGAATGATGAGGTTCCCGTCCGGATTCTACATAAGGGCGTGGGAGGAATCACCGAAAGCGACGTCATGCTGGCCGATGCCAGCCAGGCGATCGTCATCGGTTTCCGCGTCGCTCCGGAAGATCGGGCCGTGACCCTCGCCGAAGAAAAGTCGATCGACATTCGTCGCTACGACATCATTTACCAGGTTTCCGACGAGATCAAGCAAGCCATCGAGGGTCGCCTCGAACCGGAGATCAAGGAAGTCCATCTCGGACGGGCAGTTGTCCGCCAGGTCTTCAAGATTTCTCGGGGAGGTGCCGGTACCGTGGCCGGTTGCTTCGTCACCCAGGGAGTCATCGAACGCAACGGCCAGGCTCGGATCATTCGAGAAGGCCGAGAGATCTACAAGGGTGCCATCGAGGCACTCCGGCGCTTCAAGGACGATGTTCGTGAAGTCCGTGAGAACTTCGAGTGCGGCATCAAGATCGCCAAGTTCGACGATATCAAGGTTGACGACGTGATCGAAGCCTACCGGGTCGAAGTCATTCGTCGAACCCTTTGA
- the rbfA gene encoding 30S ribosome-binding factor RbfA: MSSHRIERLNEAVREVVSSAVLFEVADPRVKGVTVLEAEVASDLKHATVFVSVMGDETAQRLALRGLQSAAGFLQSRLAARLKTRYTPILRFELDQGVKNSVAMSRLIDETLAADRLARGERPEDADLDHANQTHHDACSDPDQPATD, from the coding sequence ATGTCCTCGCACCGCATCGAGCGCCTGAACGAGGCCGTCCGCGAGGTTGTCTCCTCGGCCGTGCTGTTCGAGGTGGCCGATCCCAGGGTCAAGGGGGTGACCGTCCTGGAGGCCGAGGTCGCTTCAGACCTGAAGCATGCGACCGTGTTCGTCTCGGTGATGGGAGATGAAACCGCGCAACGGCTTGCCCTTCGAGGGCTCCAGTCGGCTGCCGGCTTTCTCCAGTCGCGACTCGCCGCTCGATTAAAGACGCGCTATACCCCGATCCTTCGATTCGAACTCGATCAAGGTGTCAAGAATTCAGTCGCCATGTCTCGGCTGATCGACGAGACCCTCGCCGCCGACCGACTCGCCCGTGGGGAACGTCCCGAGGACGCAGACCTCGATCATGCGAATCAAACGCACCACGATGCTTGCAGTGACCCAGACCAGCCAGCGACCGACTGA
- a CDS encoding endonuclease III domain-containing protein: MAAPSKSQMLDKIQPLLAKRYKPGPREAKMSVLEAVLFGICHEGTTREQANQAMSRFRDAFFDWNELRVSSVGEIQDTLTGLPQPEVKAQRIRRFLRQLFSKTYKFDLDHLGKKPLKESIKTLQEFEAMQSDFVLATVIQQALGGHAMPVDDPIRRCLVRLGFAEEETPVESIRATLERAVPKTRGPEFTDLLEELAHDPCVADDPNCPECVLVKLCPTGQRYVNSEKALPASGKESSSGSRRRASASDEGTSKPTRSRSPRSK; this comes from the coding sequence ATGGCCGCACCCAGCAAATCGCAGATGCTCGACAAGATTCAGCCCCTGCTGGCCAAGCGCTATAAGCCCGGCCCGCGCGAGGCGAAGATGTCGGTGCTGGAAGCGGTTCTGTTCGGCATTTGCCACGAGGGCACGACTCGCGAGCAAGCCAACCAGGCAATGAGTCGATTCCGCGATGCCTTCTTTGATTGGAATGAACTGCGCGTCAGTTCCGTCGGTGAAATTCAAGATACCCTGACCGGACTCCCCCAGCCTGAAGTCAAAGCACAGCGCATCCGTCGCTTTCTTCGCCAGCTCTTCTCGAAGACTTATAAGTTCGATCTCGACCATCTCGGTAAGAAACCTCTGAAGGAGTCGATCAAGACGCTTCAAGAGTTTGAGGCGATGCAGTCGGATTTTGTGCTTGCGACCGTCATCCAGCAAGCCCTCGGCGGCCATGCAATGCCGGTCGACGATCCGATTCGCCGCTGCCTCGTCCGTCTCGGTTTCGCCGAGGAGGAGACGCCAGTCGAGTCCATCCGTGCGACACTCGAACGGGCTGTTCCCAAGACGCGAGGTCCTGAGTTTACGGACTTGCTCGAAGAACTTGCTCATGATCCTTGCGTTGCCGACGACCCCAACTGTCCGGAATGTGTGCTCGTCAAGCTTTGCCCAACCGGACAGCGGTACGTGAACTCCGAAAAGGCTCTTCCCGCCTCAGGCAAAGAGTCGTCCTCCGGCTCTCGGCGTCGAGCCTCTGCGTCCGACGAAGGAACCTCAAAACCGACCCGGAGTCGCTCGCCACGCTCCAAGTAG
- a CDS encoding fasciclin domain-containing protein, with amino-acid sequence MLAALTLSLVLGSSAIAADKTIVETAAGNEAFSTLVAAVKAADLVEVLSSEGPFTVFAPTDEAFAKLPEGTLENLLKPENKETLVKILTYHVVPGKVMAADVVKLDGKKVDTAAGVKATITVAGSTVMVDKAKVVKTDIECSNGVIHVIDSVILPAAE; translated from the coding sequence ATGCTTGCCGCCCTGACCTTGTCGCTGGTTCTCGGTTCTTCGGCGATTGCTGCGGACAAGACGATCGTTGAAACTGCCGCCGGCAACGAAGCCTTCAGCACCCTGGTAGCCGCTGTCAAGGCTGCTGACCTCGTTGAGGTCCTTTCCAGCGAAGGGCCGTTCACGGTCTTCGCACCCACCGACGAAGCGTTTGCCAAGCTTCCCGAAGGTACCCTCGAGAACCTTCTGAAGCCCGAGAACAAAGAAACCCTCGTCAAAATCCTGACCTACCACGTTGTTCCTGGCAAGGTGATGGCTGCTGACGTTGTCAAGCTTGATGGCAAGAAGGTTGATACCGCCGCGGGTGTCAAGGCGACCATCACTGTCGCCGGCAGCACGGTCATGGTTGACAAGGCCAAGGTCGTCAAGACTGACATCGAGTGCTCCAACGGCGTGATCCACGTCATCGACTCGGTGATTCTGCCTGCCGCTGAATAA
- the purL gene encoding phosphoribosylformylglycinamidine synthase subunit PurL produces MLWHLQIDPAPGLADSEGHRVSAEAADLGLGGPWTIRSARGFLVEGELSESDLRSAAEQVLADPIVETFAIRASQKEATNAFQAAFGNALVHVLPRPGVTDPVAESARAVLRDLGLSVSEVRSVRTYMIDGPEHSLEALTRRVLSNDAVEQAIVGPLTLDHLGQGSPYVFRRIDVPLRDMNDETLMRTSREGQLSLSIDEMRAIQAHFVELGRDPTDVELETLAQTWSEHCSHKTLRGRVEFAGEVIENLLKQTIFKATKDLEADGLDWLVSVFEDNAGVIRFDDQHDVCFKVETHNHPSAIDPYGGANTGIGGVIRDPMGTGLGAKPICNTDVFCVAPPDSPVDVLPTGVLHPRRVLKGVVAGVRDYGNRMGIPTVNGAVVTDERYLANPLVFCGTVGVLPKGLAFKAVHPGDRIVAVGGKTGRDGIHGATFSSAELTGESEQLSGGAVQIGNAITEKMVLDALLQARSRGLYRAITDCGAGGFSSAVGEMGAELGAEVDLERAPLKYEGLSYTEIWISEAQERMVLAVPPEHLDALVSLCASEGVEATDLGQFVDTGRLTLRYHGEVVGDLSMHFLHEGRPKVTRKASFTPPVETVPSLPERNDYTVDLLALLHDWDICSKEWIIRQYDHEVQARTVIKPLVGDHEEGPGNASVVLPVRGSLRGLAVGCGLNPRYGDLDPYAMAGSVIDEAIRNVVAVGADPEQIALLDNFCWGNPERPETLGALVLAAQGCHDLALSYRTPFISGKDSLYNEYSHQGESLAIPPTLLISAIGQVPDVRQCLTMDLKSSGNLLLIVGQTRNEVGGSAYLKYLGEVGGRVPQVDPELGLAIFKAVHDCTVRGWLRSCHDLSEGGLAVAIAEMCLAGSLGAECSIRDVPCLNDAASDPILLFSESPSRFLLEVPLEHVAEVFDRFEGLPVGRLGSVVAAPENGPRLTVRGLLGQMVIDASVAELRTRWLRPIDDHGFDSVNHHLLNR; encoded by the coding sequence ATGCTCTGGCATCTTCAGATCGATCCCGCTCCCGGCCTGGCCGATTCCGAGGGCCATCGGGTGTCGGCTGAGGCCGCTGACCTGGGACTCGGCGGCCCCTGGACGATACGCTCGGCTCGCGGTTTTCTCGTCGAAGGAGAGCTCTCGGAATCCGATCTTCGAAGCGCGGCCGAACAGGTTCTCGCTGATCCGATCGTCGAGACCTTTGCGATCCGAGCCTCTCAGAAGGAAGCAACGAACGCGTTTCAAGCCGCGTTCGGAAATGCGCTGGTTCATGTGTTGCCGCGACCCGGGGTTACTGATCCGGTTGCGGAAAGTGCTCGGGCGGTCCTTCGGGATCTGGGTCTTTCCGTCTCCGAGGTTCGCTCGGTTCGCACGTACATGATCGACGGTCCCGAGCATTCTTTGGAAGCGTTAACCCGCCGAGTCCTGTCCAACGATGCAGTTGAACAGGCCATTGTCGGACCGTTGACCCTGGACCATCTTGGCCAGGGAAGCCCTTACGTGTTTCGTCGAATTGATGTTCCCTTGCGGGACATGAATGATGAGACCTTGATGCGCACCAGTCGCGAGGGACAACTCTCTCTCTCGATTGACGAAATGAGAGCGATTCAGGCTCACTTCGTTGAACTCGGACGAGACCCGACCGATGTCGAGTTGGAAACCCTTGCCCAGACCTGGAGCGAGCACTGCTCTCACAAGACCCTTCGCGGTCGGGTCGAGTTTGCAGGTGAAGTGATCGAGAATCTGCTCAAGCAAACAATCTTCAAGGCAACCAAGGATCTTGAAGCTGATGGGCTTGACTGGCTTGTCTCCGTCTTCGAGGACAACGCCGGGGTGATCCGGTTCGACGACCAGCATGACGTTTGCTTCAAGGTCGAGACGCACAACCACCCGTCCGCGATCGACCCCTACGGCGGTGCGAATACCGGGATCGGCGGTGTGATTCGCGACCCAATGGGGACTGGACTCGGTGCAAAGCCGATCTGCAATACCGACGTCTTCTGCGTTGCCCCTCCCGATTCTCCAGTCGATGTCCTGCCGACCGGAGTCCTTCACCCTCGCCGAGTGCTCAAGGGTGTGGTCGCCGGAGTCCGAGACTACGGCAACCGTATGGGGATTCCGACCGTCAATGGCGCAGTCGTCACCGACGAACGCTATCTTGCCAACCCGCTCGTCTTTTGCGGAACGGTCGGCGTGTTGCCGAAAGGCTTGGCATTCAAGGCCGTCCATCCCGGGGATCGGATCGTCGCTGTTGGGGGCAAGACCGGACGGGATGGGATCCATGGCGCGACGTTTAGCTCGGCCGAATTGACCGGAGAAAGCGAACAGCTTTCCGGCGGAGCCGTCCAGATTGGCAATGCCATCACGGAAAAAATGGTGCTCGATGCCCTCCTGCAAGCCCGATCCCGCGGCCTCTATCGCGCGATCACCGATTGCGGGGCGGGTGGCTTCAGTTCGGCCGTCGGTGAGATGGGGGCGGAGCTCGGAGCCGAGGTCGACCTGGAACGCGCTCCACTCAAGTATGAAGGCCTCTCATACACGGAAATCTGGATTTCCGAGGCTCAGGAGCGGATGGTTCTTGCCGTTCCCCCCGAGCATCTCGATGCGCTGGTCTCTCTCTGTGCCTCAGAGGGGGTTGAGGCAACCGATCTCGGGCAGTTCGTCGATACCGGACGGTTGACACTTCGCTATCACGGTGAGGTGGTCGGCGATCTTTCCATGCATTTTCTCCACGAGGGCAGGCCCAAGGTCACACGCAAGGCTTCCTTCACGCCTCCCGTCGAGACCGTACCCTCGCTTCCGGAGCGAAACGACTATACCGTCGATCTTCTCGCACTCCTGCACGACTGGGACATCTGCTCGAAGGAGTGGATCATTCGTCAGTACGATCACGAGGTGCAGGCCCGGACCGTGATCAAACCGCTCGTTGGCGACCACGAGGAGGGCCCTGGAAACGCCTCAGTCGTGTTGCCCGTTCGTGGCTCGCTCCGCGGCCTTGCAGTGGGTTGCGGCCTCAACCCCAGATATGGCGATCTCGACCCCTATGCCATGGCAGGCTCTGTGATTGACGAGGCGATTCGCAATGTCGTCGCCGTCGGTGCCGATCCCGAGCAGATCGCGCTGCTCGACAACTTCTGCTGGGGCAATCCGGAACGGCCGGAAACGCTCGGCGCACTCGTCCTGGCTGCCCAGGGGTGTCACGATCTGGCCCTTTCGTATCGAACTCCGTTCATTTCGGGGAAAGATAGTCTTTATAACGAATACTCGCATCAGGGAGAAAGCCTTGCAATCCCTCCCACCTTGCTGATCTCCGCGATCGGTCAGGTCCCCGACGTACGCCAGTGTCTCACGATGGACCTGAAATCCTCGGGAAATCTCCTCCTGATCGTCGGACAAACACGCAATGAAGTCGGAGGCTCGGCTTATCTGAAATACCTGGGAGAGGTCGGCGGCCGGGTTCCTCAGGTCGACCCTGAACTTGGGCTGGCCATCTTCAAAGCGGTTCACGATTGCACGGTTCGCGGTTGGCTGAGATCTTGCCACGATCTGAGCGAGGGAGGCCTCGCCGTTGCTATCGCCGAAATGTGCCTGGCCGGCTCACTTGGGGCCGAGTGCTCCATTCGTGATGTTCCCTGTCTCAATGATGCGGCAAGCGATCCGATTCTCCTGTTCTCCGAATCGCCGTCACGATTTCTCCTTGAAGTTCCTCTGGAGCACGTTGCCGAGGTCTTCGACCGGTTCGAGGGACTCCCCGTGGGACGCCTCGGATCCGTCGTTGCCGCCCCGGAAAACGGCCCCCGGCTGACCGTTCGTGGCCTGCTTGGCCAAATGGTAATCGATGCGTCCGTCGCTGAGTTACGGACACGATGGCTTCGTCCGATCGATGATCATGGTTTCGATTCTGTTAATCATCACCTCTTGAACCGGTGA
- a CDS encoding NYN domain-containing protein: protein MQRFVTFVDGSNLDGVLKHLNLRVDDYGSFYRYIFEQSVSHWGRTFAEGAPWESAQHARIYWYVVGKMDEWDLNDPKAESRLRNRFELNPRLRDSYVEDVIRKTPDISPERRLDEAWGLCFAETREWYEGKRRALERKKRFYHGVQSATDFVEIRQEGHWKVDLLHHNLTEKGLDTSMAVDMVALQDTYDVALLISGDADGIPGINYVKNKAKHVGVVEFRRGSRDESLKGASSRLKIAADFVVQIYEADLIRRDLSYRANPEYDNTGDY from the coding sequence ATGCAGCGCTTTGTCACCTTTGTCGATGGCTCGAACCTCGACGGTGTCCTGAAACATTTGAACCTCCGCGTCGACGACTACGGTTCCTTCTATCGCTATATTTTTGAGCAAAGTGTCAGTCACTGGGGACGAACCTTTGCCGAGGGAGCCCCCTGGGAATCGGCTCAGCATGCTCGGATCTACTGGTACGTTGTCGGCAAAATGGATGAATGGGACTTGAATGATCCCAAGGCTGAAAGCCGGCTTCGGAACCGATTCGAATTGAATCCGAGACTTCGAGACAGTTACGTCGAAGACGTCATTCGCAAGACTCCCGACATTTCCCCCGAGCGACGACTCGACGAGGCCTGGGGCCTCTGCTTCGCCGAGACACGCGAATGGTACGAAGGAAAACGGCGAGCCCTGGAACGGAAGAAGCGGTTTTATCACGGGGTACAGTCGGCCACCGACTTCGTCGAGATTCGTCAGGAAGGTCACTGGAAGGTCGACCTCTTGCACCACAATCTCACCGAAAAGGGGCTCGACACCAGCATGGCTGTTGATATGGTCGCGCTTCAAGATACCTACGATGTGGCTCTCTTGATTTCCGGAGACGCTGATGGCATCCCCGGAATCAACTATGTCAAGAACAAGGCCAAACACGTGGGCGTCGTCGAATTCCGACGCGGTTCTCGCGATGAATCACTCAAGGGGGCCAGTTCTCGGCTGAAAATCGCAGCCGACTTCGTGGTACAGATCTACGAGGCTGATCTAATTCGCCGCGATCTCTCCTACCGTGCTAATCCCGAGTACGACAATACGGGCGATTACTAG
- the purQ gene encoding phosphoribosylformylglycinamidine synthase I, protein MPLPRAIVLRAPGTNCDEETVAAWQLAGADVETAHVDRVLESPGILDAFQLLTIPGGFSYGDDLGAGRILATRLGALDDALRRFHDRGGLILGICNGFQVLVKAGLLPGGHRATITHNDSGRFECRWVRLLASSPGRSPFLPDGDPIELPVAHGEGKFVTESQEALDALDSAGQLALRYIDDSNRPTESYPSNPNGSPAGVAGVIDPTGRIFGLMPHPERFVEFIHHPQWTRIAPRPEGDGLRIFRGAVKAIRG, encoded by the coding sequence ATGCCTTTGCCCCGCGCGATCGTCCTTCGGGCTCCCGGTACGAACTGCGATGAGGAAACCGTCGCGGCCTGGCAACTTGCCGGGGCCGACGTTGAGACGGCCCACGTTGACCGCGTTCTGGAGTCTCCCGGAATCCTTGATGCCTTCCAACTTCTGACGATCCCTGGTGGGTTCAGTTACGGAGATGATCTGGGAGCCGGCCGCATCCTGGCTACCCGGCTTGGAGCGCTCGACGATGCGTTGCGCCGCTTCCATGACCGAGGAGGGCTGATTCTCGGAATCTGCAACGGATTCCAGGTTCTCGTGAAGGCCGGGCTCTTGCCCGGAGGGCATCGGGCGACGATCACCCATAACGATTCCGGCCGTTTCGAATGCCGATGGGTCCGTCTCCTTGCGAGTTCCCCAGGGCGCTCTCCCTTTCTTCCCGACGGCGATCCGATCGAACTGCCCGTGGCTCACGGCGAAGGGAAGTTTGTCACGGAGAGCCAGGAGGCATTAGACGCCCTGGACTCTGCCGGCCAACTTGCCCTCCGCTACATCGACGATTCGAATCGTCCTACCGAGTCCTATCCAAGTAACCCAAACGGTTCCCCCGCTGGAGTTGCGGGTGTGATTGACCCAACCGGTCGAATCTTCGGCTTGATGCCTCACCCGGAACGGTTTGTCGAGTTCATTCACCACCCTCAATGGACCCGAATCGCTCCCCGACCCGAAGGCGATGGCCTTCGCATCTTCCGTGGAGCCGTCAAAGCCATTCGAGGATGA
- a CDS encoding helix-turn-helix domain-containing protein — MEQKLIIASRLKEARKRAGLTQGQVATQMGLHRPTISEIEAGHRSVAGEELKAFASMYEVSVSWLAGEGAEKLDPHDDRLQLAFRDLKKLKPEDLDKVLTALAAIRREEK, encoded by the coding sequence GTGGAGCAGAAGCTAATCATCGCGAGCCGCCTCAAGGAGGCGAGGAAGCGAGCGGGGCTTACGCAGGGGCAGGTTGCGACGCAAATGGGGCTGCACCGGCCCACGATCTCCGAGATTGAGGCCGGACATCGCTCCGTCGCTGGGGAGGAACTGAAGGCGTTTGCGTCGATGTACGAGGTGAGCGTCTCCTGGCTCGCCGGCGAGGGCGCCGAAAAGCTCGACCCACATGACGACCGTCTCCAGCTTGCTTTCCGCGACCTGAAGAAGCTCAAGCCAGAGGATCTGGATAAGGTCTTGACGGCGCTGGCGGCCATCCGGCGCGAGGAGAAGTGA